The genomic stretch CTTCCCTCATCGTTCAAGATAGCAGATCTTGCTCAAGCAACAATTAGTCTTTCCGCATTGCTTGCAGCTCAAATTCATGCCCTTCGCAATTCCATACCAACTCCGATGGTAACAGTCCCTCGGCGGCATGCCGTGATCGAATTCAAGTCGGAGAGGCTTTATTCGTTTCCTGGTCAGTCTTTACCCGATACATGGGGTCCTCTGAGTGGACTGCACAAATCCTTGGACGGATATGTGCGAGTGCACGATTCCTTTACCAACCATCACAACGGTGCGACGGCTCTTGTAGGATGCTCACCGGATGTCGATCGCGCTGAGTTTGCTTCCAAAATCGCGTCGTGGCGCTCGGTGGACCTAGAATCTGCTGCATTTGAGGCTGGTGTAGTGATCTCTGCCCTTCGCAGCTACTCAGAATGGGACGCCCTCCCGCAGGCGCGCGCAATTGCCGACTTTCCTATTCTCCTCCGGAAGATCGGGGATGCCCCTGCTGGCCTTCCGCAGGAGATACGTGCAGCAAATGCTGACAAATCTCTCCGAGGCCTTCGTGTGCTGGAGTTCTCTCGGGTGATTGCCGCGCCGTTATCTGGGAGAACATTGGCTGCTCACGGTGCTGACGTTCTCTGGGTGACCAGTCCAAATCTTCCTGACCTTCCGGTCTTGGACCGTGACCTTGGTCGTGGGAAAAGGACAGTGCAGCTTGATTTGCTGACACAGGAGGGTCGTGAGGATCTCACCCGGCTCCTTGAGGACGCTCACGTCGTCATTCAAGGATATAGACCTGGTAGTCTGGCTTCCCGCGGTCTCTCACCCGATGTACTTGCTCGGCGGTTCTCGCATCGCGGTATCATCTGCGCCAATCTCTCTGCCTACGGACCTTCTGGTCCATGGTCAGACAAACGTGGGTTTGACTCACTAGTCCAAACATGCTCTGGCATGAATGTGTCCGAAGCGGAACATTACGGTGCTGGGGAGCCTGCACGACCAATGCCATGCCAAGCTTTAGACCATGCAGCAGGCTACTTCCTTGCGTCAGGTGTCCAAGCTGCTCTGTACAAGCAGGCTACAGAGGGCGGTTCTTGGGAGGTTAATGTTTCCCTGGCTGGGGTAATGAAATATCTGCGATCGCTTGGGCAGTTCACCGGCAGAGACGGTTTCCAGTCACAGGACTATACGTGCACTGCCGATGTACCTTCGGAATATCTGGAGACAAGGCCAACAGGCTTCGGTGAAATGACCGCTGTGCGTCATTCCGCCTCGATACAAGGGGTCGAGGTTGGATGGGATATCATGCCAAAGCCCTTGGGTTCggatgagaagaagtggCTATAGGCCGTCGGCTATACATCCAGATCAGCTCATGTACAATACCCCTTTGTCCCCGCTCTTGGTTCATAAAGTAGATCACCTTCCCTTGTGCAACTTTGTATACAAACCAAAGAATATCCTCAGTCCTTGAGTTCAATGCTGTGTACAACTGATGATTGTCATCGTTAATTCGTAAGACGACTCGAGAGTTTTTCGGTCAAGCTTAATCTTTGCAGTCAAAGAACGCCTATCAGCTCTGGATTGGCAAAGATGTGGTTATCCAACAGAAACATATGGGAGAGCATAGGCGGTGAGTTTGAAAGCTTGGCTATAGATGCCATACACCATCTAATGGGAAAAGTAGAGGAGGCTGCGAAATTGGATATACAATGCAGATTGGTATATACAATCAAAGAAAGTGTCCAGTTGTAAACACAATACAAAAAGTTAGTaaatggtatatatatagacataAATTGGAAGAATAGGGAAGAGGATTGTGAGGCAAATCATGAGCCCAATATGCTCTACCAAAACGACGCCAAAACCCCGAGATTGAAAACCAACCCACGCAACTTTGGCCAGCAAAGCCGGCGCGAGATCATTTCGCTCGACCTCTGCTGCGACGTGCAAGGACGCAACATAACAGATCCTTGTGCAGGTGGCGTAGCAGAAGACATCCGAAAAGcattctttgtttcgttttcatcatcaacgcAGGGATAGTGTTGTCGTATCCCTAGGTATCTCTGACGAAGTTTTGGCTAGTTCACAGGTTGATAACCTTTGTTTCCCCATTCGCTTGCTTTCCACGTGGTTTGCAGATTGTTCATCTCATTTCGTTCAGTGTTCCACTTGGCGTCATCAAGGGCGTATTCGAGACGTCCCTTCTTACGCTGCCTGACGAAGTAAAGAGCGGCTCCGGCGATAAGAAGAACTCCGGCAGCTGCGGCACCGCAGTAAACACCGGTCTTAGCGGCAGTCGGTAGGTCTGCCCATTTCTCTGCCAGAGACTTCTCTGGCTCCTTGTTCAGTTCGTCCACGGTGGTGGAGTTACCCCTTATTTCAATGTTAGTACCAGGTAATAGACGCAGCATATAAGTCTCAAATTCAGGGGAAAGACTTACTCGACAACCTTAATGCTTTCCCAGGAACCAGAGTGATCTGTGTAGTTGTACTCTTTTCCAGTGTGGAAGTCATGCACACGCACGTTCTTAACAACCATGGTGTAAGGGCCGGCATTATAATCGACCTCACCTCCAGCCCATTCAATCGTTCCCTGCGCGTTCTTGGGATCACCGGCAGGCCAGATACCAAAACGAATGTTGCTAGGTGTTTGTGGATAGTTCTTGCCATCCAGGGCATCTTCAGGCTTCAGCGTGCGGACCAGATTGCCGTCGATCCACCACTCGAGCTTCTCCTGAGTCCAGTAGGTGGTGTAGTTGTGGAATTCTGTATCAGCGTTCTCCACATAGTGGAAGCCACCACGGTTAAACGAGGTGTCGTTGCCTTTGCCGAAGTAGTTAGATTGGACCTCAGAGGTATTGTAGCCGATCCACTCCCAGTCGATCTCGTCTAGATCGGCTGATTGAAGCACCACACTGCTGACGATACCGCCGCCCTTCGCCATCTTGACGTGGGACTCGACAATaccgaagaagataaagaaggtCGACTGCATCGTTGGCGAatctaatttctttttgatgGAGAATTCCGCGCCGGTATCTTTCCAGTCCACTTGGCCGTTCGTAACCGACCAAATCTTGTCGTCCATGGTCTCATTGAAGACCCAAGAGTGATTAGTACCCAGAGCCGGCGCTGCAGGACAGGTTTCATTGAGAGGGTTACAGTCGGTCCATGTCTGAGCGGTCACCGAACAGACGAAGGCCATCAACAGGGCCAGTACATTGAAGAGCGACATGGTGGAAAGGTACAGTTAGACTTGGAAACCCCTCCCGTTCCTCGAAATGATTGTGGATGATGTATAAAACAGAGTGGAACACGCAAAAGCTAAAACCCCGGATTCAAGTCGACGAGTTGTTTCGGCTCAGATAAGGAGGGAAAGGGTGGTCGGTAATGCGACGAACAATCGGTTCTGAGATAAAAGAGTGACAATATCCGAAATAAGGACTGGATGTGCGATCACGTCGCACGAGGAATTGATGTCCACCcgggagaaggaatggaaagagaacGACGAACGGTGGGAATAGGAGGGGAACGACAGGAGAGGGTTGGAAGAACAATCATGGCGGCGATTTCCATTGCTTTAATTAAACCGGGTAATTATTATTAGcgtcctttttctttgccaTCTTTTCTATGGTTGGCACTGGCCAAGCTGTGTTCTGTAtccattttttttctttttctccttccatctGCAGCAATACCACTAATTTGGTGGTTCCAATTGTTAAGGGGTAAGTTTGAGCAGTCCAAAACTGGGAATCTATCGGTCTTGGATGCGCACACTAATGCCGAGGGTGGCTAGTTCAACTGGTCGGCTAGCCTGATGTGGTAAGTAGCTTAGGGTCCCTGTCCCTCAAACTAACCGCATCTGAACTAGCTGTGCGCCGGCCCTTAAAAGGTCAAACAAATCTGGGGCTATCACCGCCAATCACACAATTTCTGCAGGGGTCCTGATAAGGCCCTTGAAACTTGATCTGGAAAACCCACGGAAACGCATTATGAAGTGCTACGATTGGTACCAGTAGAGGACCCCTTACCAAGGGGATCTTTCTGTCATATACGTGATACGTGGGGGAACTCGGGATGAATACGTCTCGATCATAACAAGTTGGGGTACGGTTACAAAAGcagatcagatcatccattttaattttttttttctggagTACAATAAACCGGGTGCCACAGTTGCCCGAAATACCCTTCCGAGTTCAAACCCCCTGAACCACAGCAAATGAAAATGCAAGAGGTGGAATCCGGTAAGTGAAACTAGCTTCGGTGTTGCCAACAAAGGCTCCATCCATCTTGGCCTCACAAATTGAATAGCAATGCCATGCCATAGGCACCTTTGTTATAATTCTCCAGCGGTGAGTGGCTCCGGTGGCAATGCCCCGGCAAAGATTTTAAGTCCTCGGGCCATTTTATAATTAGAAGAGAGTGTACTAGCACTTCGACGAAAATTCTAATTAAGGACCTACACACCGGGCGTTGTTCGAGTGTACATGTATTGTACTTGCATACATACAGtctacatactccgtacaacacggagtacggagtactgtacatGCATATGAAACAATTTGCGACGACATCAACAATGTTATTATATATGTAAGGTTTTCATGAACATCCCTTGCATTGCGCttgataagaagaagaaatatccTTGGGTCATACAATATTCGCACGATGTTCCACCGCGTCCCATGTGTGGTTCAGACTGACACGTGAAGTCTGTTCATAAGAAAAGTTCGTGTAGTGGTTGCTTTCATCTCCGTTATCCCCATACCGACCTGACAGGTACATAGTAGTAGGCAGATCTTATGTTGGTAATTTCCTGAATCGTGACGTCGTACCGTTCGTTCAATACGTTTAATGACGGCCATAGCACCTGACATCCAAGCCAAACCCAGAAAGGCATTTCAGGGCATTGACTTGTTTccataaatatatttatatatcccACGTGCTCCATTTCATTTCAGCTGAGGTAGACCTTCGCTGGTCTCCTCACACTCGGTTTCTCCACATACTCATAGTATGTTGGACTTCGTCGACGTCGATGCCGGTGGCGAGTCTCggttcctccaccaccatAGCTGCTATAACCATAATCGGGCTCTCCGCCGCCCTGGGCTCCGGGCAATGAGCACATTCTCCAGAGCCACAGAAGCAATAGCGTGCCTGCGATCGACCCAATGACGATTCCAGCAATACCCCCACCCGAGATGCTATCCGGACAGTTATCAGACGAGGTTTGACGGGCCTGGAGTATATTCAAGGTTGGAGCCTAAGTAAGAAGGTTAGCATGGACTAATATTATTGGCATTGAATAATCAGAGGCTGGGTTATCCACGGTTCCTGGATTCGGGCCGACATGGAGGGTTCCATGGGCTCCATTCGCAACTTACCATGATGGTGGACCGATAACAATTTTACTCTTAACAATTATGGAGTCTGAAGGGCCTGGCAGCAGCAATAGCCATCGAGCGGAAATACCTAAGTTATATGAACTTTCCACATAGAATCTTCGACGTGCGGATTTTTCACCCACTGACGTCAATCAAACGTCTTACGGAGTCACAGATCCCGCGACGATCTCCATCGTCCAAAGCAAGGCCATGAACTTTTGGATCCGTGAATCCCCTCCAATAAGAAGACACAATGGGCCGTCTTAGCtcttttttatctttcgTTCACATGCAGTAGGCATGCCATCCGTGCGATGGCGCTCCTGTTTCCATGTGCCGTTTGATGCAAATCGGAGTAGGATTGGACCCGCATCTCTTGATTACACCCCGGAAGGTTCTACTATTACAGTAGTAGATTGCCCCACGTCCTGATTATAATATCCCTCGGTTACTTTCTCCTTGTCGTTTGGCAGCCTTGTGGGCACAATGGACATTGTCCCCGATGCTGCCGAAATATCAAATGTTGGATAGTCGCGGGAGTGACGCAATCTCGGCAAACAAGGCTCGCGAATCCTTCGAGACGATCGCCGAATTCTGACCACTGACTGATTGACTTCGTGTGGGCTTAAGCTTATTGTTAATCACTACGTCAATCGGGTGTTCCCTCAATTGATGACAAGCCGTCCGATCTCCAATCGTACGGTGCTCGCTCACTGAAAAGCTGTATAGCAGAATACGCGAACAAACCGAAGCTAGTATCAATAAATTACCCAAGGCCTGCATATATAGGACAGGTATGTTATGGAATCCtagaaatcaatcaattataAAGGGAGCCATCAGCCGATGGTTATCAAATTGTCAATACGAAATCCATACGGAATTAGGGCGATCCGACCACCCCACCGTACTATTAGTAGTCTCCCCTCATATATTTCTCGTTAGATTACCTTGTGCCTTAGCCTATTAGCACCGGCATTCTCCTTATAGGTACTATATCTCAATTCAGCACGCGGGGAAATCTCTTCGCTTTTTCACATCGTGGTGTGTCCCGGCGAAGGAGGTACGCTGCCGGTCTCCCAAGCCTTCATTTCAGGGCCAAGTTCGAACTCAATGCTACCACCTTGTTCCATGAGATCTTGGTGCTCAAACCAATTCTTCTGCCAGGGCTGGCCATTTATCCTCACGCTTTGCACATAGTACCCCCGATCTAGTCCTGTCGCGGTGATCCGCAGGGTCTGATTTCCATTAATGGTCATATTGAGGTCGGGGAACCATGGAGATGAAATCAAGTAAACGGGCTGCGTGACAACTGGGTAGATCCCAAGCATCTGCCATAGAAGCCATGAGTTCATTGCTCCGGCATCACTGTTTCCTGGGACACCGTATGGGGCATCTTTGAAACTAACACACAAGTTCGAGTTAGCACCGCATGCCTGGAGTAAATTATCTTTCGGTCTCCTTCTTACAATTGATATCCGAGACTGCGGGACCTCTGCACACTCTTGGCTTGTTTGTTGATATAGTTATAAAGGTAGGGTGTAGCGAAATCAGGCTCATTCCTTTGCCGGAAAGGTTAACTAagctcagcttcttctcggtgCTACAACCTTAACATACCCAATGTTGATAAGTGTTGTGATACCGGCACCATTGGGACCCAAATCTTGAACAGACATGTTCGGTTTAAACTACTCATGGTGTAAGCGCCAGTCAAGCGTGCCTTCGGGTCTCTTACCATAAGGTCCAGGCGGGACTCGAAGGTGTCGGTGCCGCCCATAAGTTCAATCAGTGTCTCCATGTCATGCGGTATGACAAAGGAATATTCTGAAGCAATCCGGTCTTAGCGATCATCCTTTAGACCAGGCACAATAACAGCAACTCACCCCATGGTGTACCCTCATAAGTATAGGACTTCCACTCGCACTCATCGCAGTATAACGGATCGTATCCACTACTGTTGAAGGTACCATTGGAAAATTTCGGTGCCACAAACCCTGTGAAATTTAAGCTCTGCACGTCTGGATTCCAAATCTTCTGCCACCCTGCAGACCGATTGAGGTACTTCTCCCGATCACTGGGCATCTCGCCCGCTGCAACCTGACTGACCGCGAAGTCATTGAGGCTATACTCAACAGTCCTGGAGATACAGCGTGTGTTCCGGTCTTGCGAGACATATCCCAGCTCAATCCAGTCTCCTAGGGCTCCGCGACCTTCCTTCGTGCTTGCGGAGAAGTCTGTGGGATCATAGGTATTGTAGGGAATAACTTCAGCATCTGTTTTCATTGCTGCATAGCCATCCGTCCAGTTGATTGCGCCACGAAGGCCTTTTACGTATGCATCAGCTAACATGTTGTCAGCATCCGAGCCTCCCTGAACCAGTCCATTCCAGTTTCCGGAGCGTCCATCTGGTAGGAAGCCTTGGTGTCTGTGAATAGTAGTTAGGCTCAAGTTCAGTCTCTTCATGTAATAGAACTCGTACCTCCAAATATCAATAAGGCCGCGGATCATTGACTCGTAGTAAGAAGGCTGAAATATGTGATAGAAGCTAATTGTACACCGGAAGATGTCCCCTAGGCAAAAGTCAGCATAGAAAGAGAACCTAAGTAGGAAATACACATACAAAGAGTGTAAAAATCATCCCAAAAGGGCTCCTCTGAATGCCAAAGTGGGTTCTCTCCTGTTCTATCAGATGGCATCAAGTGAATAAAGTAGAGGGAGCTGTATAGTAGCCGCACGTGTGTCTGGTTGGTGGTACTATCAAGGGGCACCCTTATTTTACTAAAGACGTCTCGGTTCCATTCTTCTACTGCCGACTTCACCGTGTCGTTGAGATCCCATGAGGGTATTTCGGATTGAATATAAGAACGAGCTTTCTCAGTGGATATGAATGAGATGCCGACCCTTGAGCGGATTTGTGACTCTTCCACATCATCCCAGCTAAAAAGTGCTCCTACTCGGTCATTCATAGGTCCTGAGCTTGCCGTATCTGGCTTGTTACCATAGATTGGATAGCTCACTCCCCCATTCGAAAAGGTCTGGTACTGTCTTATTGGATCGGTGTTTCTACCTGTAAATGTAGTGGCCGATCCCGGGGTTTCAGAAAACTCTCCGTAgaagaagacagtgaaaGGGGCACCTATCGCTTAGTTCAGCATAGATTCGAGGGCGACATTTAGACAACCGACCATTATTCCAACCACCAATATAGGTCCCATATCCACTATATTCTCGGCCATCTTCATGGActtgaacttctccgccGATATAGTATTGGCCATTCGGGTCACTTGGTGATCCAGGAAGGTACTATAAGGCAGTA from Aspergillus oryzae RIB40 DNA, chromosome 1 encodes the following:
- a CDS encoding CAIB/BAIF family enzyme (predicted acyl-CoA transferases/carnitine dehydratase), which produces MNRVLNSSRHVTRISAKLSIMTTNNTLGGTSANYSIESATIDRTTFTSKDTVEYVWKGLGLPEETLRSLHIDGNELGLPSSFKIADLAQATISLSALLAAQIHALRNSIPTPMVTVPRRHAVIEFKSERLYSFPGQSLPDTWGPLSGLHKSLDGYVRVHDSFTNHHNGATALVGCSPDVDRAEFASKIASWRSVDLESAAFEAGVVISALRSYSEWDALPQARAIADFPILLRKIGDAPAGLPQEIRAANADKSLRGLRVLEFSRVIAAPLSGRTLAAHGADVLWVTSPNLPDLPVLDRDLGRGKRTVQLDLLTQEGREDLTRLLEDAHVVIQGYRPGSLASRGLSPDVLARRFSHRGIICANLSAYGPSGPWSDKRGFDSLVQTCSGMNVSEAEHYGAGEPARPMPCQALDHAAGYFLASGVQAALYKQATEGGSWEVNVSLAGVMKYLRSLGQFTGRDGFQSQDYTCTADVPSEYLETRPTGFGEMTAVRHSASIQGVEVGWDIMPKPLGSDEKKWL
- a CDS encoding glycoside hydrolase family 16 protein (predicted protein), with translation MSLFNVLALLMAFVCSVTAQTWTDCNPLNETCPAAPALGTNHSWVFNETMDDKIWSVTNGQVDWKDTGAEFSIKKKLDSPTMQSTFFIFFGIVESHVKMAKGGGIVSSVVLQSADLDEIDWEWIGYNTSEVQSNYFGKGNDTSFNRGGFHYVENADTEFHNYTTYWTQEKLEWWIDGNLVRTLKPEDALDGKNYPQTPSNIRFGIWPAGDPKNAQGTIEWAGGEVDYNAGPYTMVVKNVRVHDFHTGKEYNYTDHSGSWESIKVVEGNSTTVDELNKEPEKSLAEKWADLPTAAKTGVYCGAAAAGVLLIAGAALYFVRQRKKGRLEYALDDAKWNTERNEMNNLQTTWKASEWGNKGYQPVN
- a CDS encoding uncharacterized protein (predicted protein); this translates as MSVQDLGPNGAGITTLINIGFKDAPYGVPGNSDAGAMNSWLLWQMLGIYPVVTQPVYLISSPWFPDLNMTINGNQTLRITATGLDRGYYVQSVRINGQPWQKNWFEHQDLMEQGGSIEFELGPEMKAWETGSVPPSPGHTTM
- a CDS encoding uncharacterized protein (putative alpha-1,2-mannosidase) codes for the protein MNDRVGALFSWDDVEESQIRSRVGISFISTEKARSYIQSEIPSWDLNDTVKSAVEEWNRDVFSKIRVPLDSTTNQTHVRLLYSSLYFIHLMPSDRTGENPLWHSEEPFWDDFYTLWDIFRCTISFYHIFQPSYYESMIRGLIDIWRHQGFLPDGRSGNWNGLVQGGSDADNMLADAYVKGLRGAINWTDGYAAMKTDAEVIPYNTYDPTDFSASTKEGRGALGDWIELGYVSQDRNTRCISRTVEYSLNDFAVSQVAAGEMPSDREKYLNRSAGWQKIWNPDVQSLNFTGFVAPKFSNGTFNSSGYDPLYCDECEWKSYTYEGTPWGELLLLCLV